The nucleotide window GTGGTTTCTTCCCCAACAAATTGGTATCTAGAGAAAATTTGATCATggacttgtgtgtgtgtgtgtgtgtattaccCACTAAAGTGTAAGGCTTTCTGTTGTGTGATAAATCATGTCTAGTGTGGGTTTATTTGTGTCTTGTGCATTTCCTTGGTGTGAACTTATGTAGAATCCAAGTAGTGAATCATGTTGGGTTCAAGTGGTgttttctcaagaaatttaCCAGTGTTTGATGGAAAGAAATTCAACAATTGGTGTTTGAAGATGAATGCAATCTTCGACTTCCAAGAGGTGGAAGAAGTCTTCAAGAATGGGTTTCAAGAAATAGGAAGAAATGCAACAAAGGAACAAAAGGCAGagtataaagaattaaaaaagctTAATTCTAAAGCAGGTTTCCAGATTCATCAGGGTGTTAATGTTGTAATCTTTGGAAAAATGTCCAAAgctacaacaacaaaacaagtcCGGGATATTCTAAATAAAGCGTATGGAGGGGCTGACAAGACAAAGAAGGTGAAGCGACAAAATCTTTGAAGGCAATATGAATTATTGTTTATGTTTGATCAAGATTCCATTACTGACTATTTCAATCGCGTTCAAATGCTTGTTAATGGTATGAAGACCTGCAAAGAAGAGCTGATTGATCAACAACTTGTTGACAAGGTGCTAAGAACCTTGACACCTCGGTTTGATCATGTTGTAGTGGTAATTGAAGAATCAAAGGATCTTGATTCAATGAAGGTGGAGGAGTTGCAGAACTCTCTTGAAGCACATGAGTAGAGAATCAATGAGAGGAGAAATGATGAAAAGGATAAAGAATAGGCTCTGTAGGCTCAAAACAATTTCATGAATAAAGGTGAAAGTGGAtggaacaaaaaaggaaaaggcaaatgGAAAGGGGGAAGGACCAGTGAATCAACAAATGGTCAAAATCAGTATGATCATAATCAAGAGAATccttaaataaaagaaacagtGGCCAATCTTGAAATAAAAGTTGGAAAAAGAAGTTCTATAAAAGGAAAATTCAGTGCTACAAGTATGACAAGTGGGAGCACCTTCTAGATTAATGTTGAAGtgtaaaagaaggaaagggaaaatTGAATAATGAAGTGAATCTTGCTCATGATGATGGGTTAGATTCTGATCCAGTGTTGTTGATGGTCACAAGTACTGAGATTCATAACTCCTCATCTTGGTACTTGGATACTGGTTGTTTTACTCACTTGACAGGCAAAAGAGACTAGTTTGTAAGTCTTGATGaatcaacaaagaaaaaatttagattTGCTGATGATAGCACACTCAAGGGAGAAGGACTTGGCACAATGTTTATCAAAAGGAAGGATGGTAAACAATCTTTCATTTCTGGTGTGCTTTTTGTGCCCGAAATGAAGAATAATCTCTTAAGCCTTGGTCAATTCCTGGAGAAAGGATTTGTGATGAAAATGAAGGATAATGTGCTAAAGGTGTATGACAACAAGAAAAGACTAGTTTTAAAGGATCCTATGTCAAAGAACACAACCTTTAAGGTAGGAATTAATGGTATGGGACATGAATGTCTAGCCACAACAGTGAGCAAAAGTAAGTGGCTTTGGCATTATAAGtttgggcatctcaatttcaggaTCCACACTTCGTACATAGGGATAATATGGTGCACTGGTTGCCACACATTCAAGTGCCAAGTGAAGTATGTCAGGAATGCTTGGAATACAAGCATACTAGAAACACCTTCAAGCAAAATATTTCAACCAGATCAAGGGATAAGCTTGAAGTGATCTACTCAGATGTGTGTGgatgttagtcggtgaatacgactaacttttgtgtataaaacttgtgcaAATTGTACCCCAAAATATTTCATTCACTTCCTACCAATCTGTTGTACcccaaattttcaatttcatacaTACTTTGCTTTCtcctcaattttttattttttctttactttgcttctctcttgtttttctttatttttctattttttagatttttccttttttagtaCTTTACAAGAGAGAATGAGGATAATACTTTCAACCTTTGTTCACATGATAGCTTGTTAGTACCCTTTATTTTGTTCCTTTTGAGTGGTGCATTGCCACTCCAAACTTAAAACTTTTCCTAATTCCTAGACCTATGCTCTCCTATCCTTTAAGTTAAGGGTAGTAGTGGATATATAAACATACAAATTTCAATGTTTGGGAATTATAAAGAATACTTCAATTAAGCTCAAAGTAAGGTGAAAGGGATAAACAATGTAGGTTTAGCTTTTTGGCTCTTGGCTAAATATACAAACATGGCCATGATCATTTCAATGCATACGATTGCAATCAATCTACAAGAGATTCAGTCAAAGTCTACTGTAAGTGAAATAAGAGTGTctcttaatatatatttgtatcattATAAGGATCATTCACTCACCGGGCTAGGTCTACAAGTTGCTTtatttgctttcaatttttcatgCAAAACTCATTACACATCTCAATCAAGCAAAATCAATGGTTTTCACTTTTAGCATTTGAGTTCAACCACACAAAGAATGATTTAAGCACaaaagtttgttttattttatggtgGGTTAGCAAGAAAATGGTGATGTTTCTTAATTACTTATGTTTCGTTATTTTcctaataataaacatattccAAAACTACCACACATATACTAAACAACTAAACTAATAAAGCAAAATtagcaaaaagtaaaagaaaggggtagagaaGGCTTCACATAGGGCTAAAGAGCCATCAACACCTCCTCTTATCCATTTCATCCTTGCCACCTCCTTGGATAGGGAGTACGTGGTCCTCCAAACGAGCTGGGCATTAATAAGGCTGCACAAGATGAACAAAACTTAAAAATGCAAGTTAGTGCTATGCTATGGAGTGATTTTTTAACTCCAAATactaagaattaaaatgaaaaaaatttaaatttaaattattctaagaatttaaaatgaaaaaagaaaaagttaaagttAGAATTcaaggttgcctcctagtaagtgcttctttaacatcaATAGCTTAATGGATAGCATGTGGATTGTCAAGGTACTATATGATGGTGTTGTTGGTGATCAAATTCATTTGGAAAATCTTCAATGCCTTAAATGTAGtagaacatttattttttccctCTCTAAGTGAGTAGACTCCTTTACGAACATTGATGGTTACATGAGCGGTTCTCATGAAGGATCTTCTTAGAATGATTGGAACTTGCTAGTCCTCCTTTATATCGCTTTCCATAGTGCTTTCTTTTTAGAACCATGAGCAAATTGTAGAGTCATGTTGGTGAACTTTAGGTTAAGACGAccaatcttctctaaaagaaAGAATGAGGCATGAGGTTGCAACTCACACCTAAGTCAAGTAGTGCATGGTCGATAGAGAGATTTCCCAATGAGATAGGGATGGTAAAGCATCCCTTATCCTCCAAATGTCTTGTGGGTCTTACTTGATGTAGCACATCCCATGTGAGTTTTTCAATAGGTGGTTCCTCCTTCTTCCCTTGTAGCATCTCCATGTATTTCTCAAATTTGGTCATCCTCTCATTGTCTCCTTGCTTATGGATGATTAGCTTGCTAAAATCAAACAATGGAGGATTAAGTAAGGATTACGTACCTTGGGTTGAAGGGTTGGCTTGTGCTTTCATCTCTTCCTCTAGCATGGTGCTTTCTTctacctcttcttcttctttaccTCCCACGTCACACTTTATAGTGGAGATAATAGCCTTGCAATTGCCCTTTGGGTTCTCCTTAGTGGTTGTGGAAAATCCAATTGAAGAGGTTTACAATTGTTTGGCCAAAATTGCCCTATTTGAGTCTCCATGCTTTTGATCATAACTTCGGTGTTTTTGTGGTTGGTGATGACCACTTCGGTGAGTTTGGTCAAGGCTTCTTCCAACTTTGCAGTGTAGTCCCAcaaattttgtctttttgtgGTTTGTTGTTGTAATGACCCGTCTCGTCGCTATGATATCACTTACTATAAAATGTGACATTTCAATTTTTGAGTGAAAGCTCCATTAATTTGATTGTGAAAACGATGGTAAATTTTTCGCGATGTACATTCATCAAACTACTCACAAACACATGAACAAATACAtacttatatatacatacacacacacacacacacatacacataatACACCACTACACATCTTTCAAATGTCAGAACataattcagattttttttacatatatctaAACTTGGGACTTACATGCCCAATAAAAAAGATTCAAGGAACCAACTAAGGAAGAGTTCATAGCAAAACACAATTCTCCCTCAAAATAAATTCCAACGTTAACACGTCAGCTTGGTGGCTCCAACAAAAGACTTCCCTCCAAGTCACCTACTACTGCTcatttgctcccacgaacaaaagtttgagatcatcacagaCACCAAtcacacggtacaaaaattgcaaaggtgagtttattataaaatataaacaaacacCAAAAGACAATGattaacaagaaaacaataacaatgaCCACAACTATTCTTAATAACCCATTGGTTCAACATACACTTAATAAACTAGTCATCAACTTTTCCATAATTCAAATCATAtatgctcagaatgatgcatgtACCTGACTCAACTATAAaatgtaatgtggtaccatttatctggaaatagcctaagcgtgtccacatgacactcttacttaggaaaactagacaGCAAGTGTCGAGGTAACCCTGTCGTGCACAGACAActccccccatggtgatcaacCTGAGTCTTAAGgaagttccaaaccgagtgacatgcccccaagtacaagtatttttcctcatgaaaaactacgagtacttactgacaaagtttgtactatttccatgcaatatgaagtataaaacatgaacattgttagtcggtgaatacgactaacttttgtgtataaaacttgtgtaaattgtatcaaactcttccaatttatggttattttgtagtgttataagtattttttgttaactataggtaataaatacttagtacttccattttatgcgttcaataatcattttctctcaattttaggttaattaggcaagctttgaaaaatgttgtttttcaccttctcgctaagccaatctgctggcttagcgagcgtccgctaagcgcaacactcatgggctaagcgccAGGAAGactctagaagaagatgaacTATACAGgttcactaagcgcaccgcttcagttcatctgctaagcgagaaggcacacgctaagccgaaattcactaatgtgcgctaagtgCACAAGcatgaacaaggccacctatttaagcctgaaatcagatttcagAAAGGGAGTTTGGActaggattcagagctttgcatgtctagggtttctagagagataaaggtccaagttctagagagttttgagagattttgctgtgtgaagatctgcagagacaaGAGCTTGAAGTAAGAgtcggtttgagagcttgagatgagtttgtgagtgattgtgagatcctagaggtgaaggagacatcctcaccacttgtatttttgcaatccttcatcttgttattctctttgttgtaaagaaggcttcctggtatggaaagctaaatcctctattggatcttccttgtaggtacctgatgtaaatatatttttatctatttaatgatgttttgtgtgttctctataCTATTTGCTTTTCACTCcaatatgcctttaccttgatcacgtagatgcatgctttgttagggtcattcaatagtggaaactggtctgactctaaagtccttgatagtgcagggctaAGTTAttgtactatcacgaggaatcagggtgcgataagttagttgtgtatgtgtgtcttaatgcggtcctggttgagtttagtcttacaagaggaatctgcagacgatgcttgatcaggattaggctaaactatcatgaggaatcggggtttagtatctcaggagacaccataagaacacatggacattgttagatagagaatatcttttcagcatcaagcacctattaggaagaccaacatgtttctacttgtttttacacatcatttctttcccgtgattttctttctttttgcacagatagtttatacacatgttcatattcacacttatctttacacaccagacacttATTTGccgaaatagcttaccaaataacacaagttccccgagagttcgatactcggttcttaccattttatactacttgtgcaattCGGTGCACTTGCCAGAAGCCGAATAGTGGACCCATTCAAATTGAATCTCTTGGTGGAAATAGGTATTTTGTTTCATCCATTGATGATTTAACTAGAAAAAGTGTGGATCTATTTGCTTAAAAGGAAGAGTGATGTGTTCAAAAAGTTCAAAAGGATGGTTGAGAAACAAAGTGGCAAACATATAAAAGTGTTAAAAGTAGACGAAGGTGGTGACTATTTATTAGATTTGTTTCAAAACTTCTGTGAGGCAAAAGGGATAGTGCATGAAATAACACCACCTTATACTCTACAACACAATGGGACTGTTGAGAGAAAGAACAAAACCATTATGAATATGGTGAGGAGCATGCTCAAGAGTAATAAAGTTCCAAACTACTTGTGGGGAGAAGCATCATCCACTGCTACTTAAATTCTAAATAGAAGCCCAACTAAGAGGTTAAgcaaaaaaaacaccaaaaaaagCACAGGTAGGCACCAAACTAGATGTGACTGACTTTAGAGTGTTTGGCTCTATATGCTGCAAACATATGCCTGATCAATTAAGGAGAAAGTTGGATGACAAGGGTGAGTAGATGGTTCTTGTAGGGTATCACTCTAGTGGTGGCTACAAGTGGTATGATTCCAAACATAAGAAAATTGTAATCAATAGAGATGTTGTGATTGATGCATCAAAGAGTTGGGACTGGAACATAGAAACTAAGAAGGGTTCAACTAGAATGCTGATAGATCTTAACAACGTGATGAAGTTGAAACAGCACAAATGCAACTACTAGTTTGAGGAGATCAACTGGAAGTAGACAAATTCCATCAACCATACATAATTTTGACGTAGTGTCAGATTCTCAGTTGACTCAGAAGGAGAATGAGTGCATTAGGCATTATTTGCTGAATCTGATTCAAACAACTTTAATGAAGTAATGGGCAACCCTAAATGGGTGAATGCAATGGAAGAAGAGCTGAATTCTATTGAGAAGAATCATACATGGGAACTTGTCAACTTGCCTCATGACAATAAACCCATAGCATTTAAATGGGTTTATAAAGAAGGTGAATCCAAATGGTGAAGTGATCAAACACAAGGCCAAATTGGTGGTGAAGGGATTTCTACAAAAACAAAGAGTTGACTATGGTGAGGTTTATGCCCTTGTGGCAAGGATAGAAACAATAAGATTGGTCATAACTATAGTAAATATAAGAGGTTGGTCTATGTACTAATTAGATGTGAATTCTACTTTCTTGAATGGACCACTGGACAAGAAAGTCTATGTCGTATAGCTGCTAGGTTTTGAGATCTTGGATCAAGAATAGAAGGTTCTCAAATTGAGAAAGACCCTTTATGGGCTTAAGCAAGCTCCACGTGCTTGGAACAAAAGAATTGACAACTTTCTAAGCCAAATAGGCTTTGTTAAATGAACATTTTAGCATGGACTATACCTAAAGGTCCTAAAAATGGTTATTGGTACAAATTTGTTGATAGTGTGTCTCTATGTAGATGACTTACTAGTAACTGAAAGCAATGAAAGGGAGATTGAAGagttcaagaagaaaatgatgaaggAGTTTGAGATGAGTGATATAGGGctcttgttcttattttttgggaTTGAATTCAAAACATTAGAGATTTGTACCGTGATGCACCAAACCAAGTATGCAACTGACTTGTTGAAGAAATTCAACATGTTCAAGTGTAATTCAACTATCACACCAACTGAAACTAGATTAGTACTTGAAAAGGAAAGGACTAAGGAACTTATAAATCCTACCTACTTCAAGCAAATCGTTGGATCACTCAAATATCTGTGTAACACCAGACTTGATTTAGGATTTAGTGTTGGATTAAAAAGTAGATTTATGGAGATACCAAAAAGGCCTTACTTACTAGCAATCAAGAGAATAATGTGGCATGTGAAATGGACTCTGTACTATAGAATTTTATTTCCTAAAGGGAGTCACAACTCAGAAGTTTAACTGCTTGGGTACTCTAATTCAGATTGGTGTGGTGAAAAATATGATCAAAAGAGTATTGTAGATTATGTTTTTATGTGTGAAGGAGCATCAATCTCTTGGTGTTCAAAGAAGGAATTTGTAGTGGCTTTATCATCATGTGAAGCGGAGTATATTGTAGCTTCAATGAGTATTTGTCAAGCTATatgcactactacaaaaatgtCTTTCTAGGATGCTCTATCAATGTCGGTTCAACAAAAATTGTCGCCAAAATAATTGtgatggcatttttgtaaataagtgcAAAGTCTCGAGATCGGTTATTGGAAAACTAATGTTGAATTGCGATTTCAACGTCGATTATCTTCtaaactgatgttgaaagtaaattttcaacaacattttttaaaatcgtCATTGATAAGGGTATAAGGCTTTTTCACTATCACTCTCGCACTCTCACAGTGTAACTTTGCAGTTTTCATTCTCAAGCTCTCACTCTCGTTCTGCCACCACACTGCTCTATCATGCCAGTTGAAGCTCCATTGCACTCTCATTGTCTCTCTCCACAAATTTCCCTTCCACTTTGTCATGCCCCCCTTGGTAAGAACCCTTTTCTCATACCCcttctcattttctctttttgtcccTCCACTCAACATAACCACCAACGCCACACACTACTAACCAACCTTACCCCAAATCGCCACCAGCGCACCAAACAAACAGCCCTAGAGAAGCCCCAAACATCGAGGATCTGGTCTCTAAAGACGTGGATCTAGCCATCAAAGTTACAAATCTGACCGCTAAAGTCACGGATCTGGCC belongs to Glycine soja cultivar W05 chromosome 5, ASM419377v2, whole genome shotgun sequence and includes:
- the LOC114411114 gene encoding uncharacterized protein LOC114411114; the encoded protein is MGNPKWVNAMEEELNSIEKNHTWELVNLPHDNKPIAFKWVYKEDDLLVTESNEREIEEFKKKMMKEFEMSDIGLLFLFFGIEFKTLEICTVMHQTKYATDLLKKFNMFKLDAPSSWCSNANYMGGIGKDKFGEEMKKNSRLASVNVHSY